The Oreochromis niloticus isolate F11D_XX linkage group LG4, O_niloticus_UMD_NMBU, whole genome shotgun sequence DNA segment tttttttacttatctaccaataacacaattaaaaaatattgGATTGAAAActaaattcatttaaaatttaataTTCAACCtaaatgaaatgtacattataaaaaatgtcaaaatatacaacatttttaatattctgtaaacaataaaatatactaaATATTGTTTTACTCTATTTTATATGTTCTAATCCTATTAATGGATTTTGGTTTTATAACACAAAATCAGCCTTCATATATTGTGACTGACTTTAAATGCCAGCAGGCAaaatttcatatattgtttttgtttattttctacatacagatgtatttcattcatttaatctCATATTTCTAAAGTCTAAATTTGATGTAAAGTAAAATGTATCAAATAAATTCAGTGGAGTAAAAGTTACATTATTCTACATTTAAAACAGTGGAGTCAAAGTAGAAAGCAGCATGAAAATAAATACCATATACTAAGTAAAGACAAAGGCTTCTGCAGTTCTGAAACTGACCCTTCAGCATCAGCTGAATGCTTTAACTTTGATGTTTCTTTACCTTAAACCCTCTTTCCTCCTATGTGCTCACAGTAAAAGACTATCTTCACCACACTAATGACCATGAGACTTTGATTGCATTCAATGTTTTATTGAAAGTCAGAGTCGTAGTAAGTATGAAAGCACATAATGCAGTCCTCTGCTCCTGTGTGCAGTTTATCTGTATTTCTCAGACAGGGCGAGAGCCACAGCAGCCAGGAACTTGTCCATAGCCACATGGACCTCAGGGGTGAAGTCGTCGGGGAACATGGTAGACAGGACCACGAGGAGGTTGTGAGACAGAACCTGTGGAAAGATGATGATcacattgaaatgaatggactttttatttctttatttgtgaGATCATCATTTCAGATCAACCAGCTACCCAAGGATCAAATGAAAGCCGAGTTAGATTTTAATTTCTGGTCAGATTAATGTTCACAACATGGTCAAAAATTAAATTGAGAAATGCTGTTGTGATTTAATAATGATCAGTACCTTGAAGTTAGCAGGGTCCACTCTCAGAGTGAAGGCGTGCAGCTCACTGAGGCTCAGAAGAGCTCCGGTCAGATCGTCGATTTTGCTGACAGCATCAGTAACTGCAGCCATCACGGCTGCTCCGTGCTTCTTCACCGGGGCAGAGCCGGGGCTCAGGTCCTTCCAGTGGGAGAAGTAAGTCTTGGTCTGAGGGTACACTGTCAGCATCCTGGGTAAAATGTAAGAGAACAAGCCAGTGAGTATGAGACAGAAATGCAGGAACAGGTTTTTGTAGGCAGTGTGGGGCCATatttacctggagacagcatCACAGCCGATTTGTTCCTCCTTGCCAGCCACTTTAGCCCAGAAGGCTTTGACTGTGTTCTTGTCCTTTGCAGAAAGACTGGTCATCTTGCCCGTTGTTGCTGTTCTGGTTGGAGTTGCTGCGTTCAGCTCAAACTGTGGAGGTTTTTATACACGAAACAGGAAATGCACACACCCGACCCACCTCACAGATAAGGTACTGGTGTTTGGACAGGTTCAAAATGATATGAAACACCTCCCATGagataaagacaaaacaagatGTTCATATAAGTTCTGAAGGCAAGAATTTAAACTCATTTGATGGTAGAAATCAGTTGTAAATGTTTCCAACAAAAAAAGCTTCATAAAAgtctaaaatcattttcatttaattCCTTTTAATACTCAGTCAACAAAGAAATGTTGCGAGCCATCCCACTGCCCACCTCCACCCATCTTCATATCTTTGGGTGGAGCAACAGTGCTCCTTTATAAGTTGTACACCCAAGCAAGACATGCACAACAATCAACAAGGCAAGATGGTTGCATGGACAGACTTCGAGCGAGCCACAATCAAGGACATCTTCTCCAAGATCGACTATGAAGTCGTTGGCCCAGCAGCTATTTCCAGGTAAGATCcagttctgttctttttttatgcTTGTATGTATCAAATTTACAAATATAAGAAGCACATTTTGTGCATTAACACATACTTTTGTTTTAGAAGTGTGATTTATTCAAATATACATGTTTCCTCAGGTGTCTGATTGTCTACCCCTGGACTCAGAGGTATTTCGCTGGCTTTGGAAACCTCTACAATGCTGCTGCCATCACATCAAATCCAAAAGTTGCTGCTCACGGAAAAGTCGTCATGCAAGGTCTGGAAAAAGCTGTGAAGAACATGGACAACATCAAGGCCACATTTACAGAGCTGAGCACGCTGCACTCTGAGAAACTGCAGGTGGACCCTGACAATTTCATGGTAGGCAATGCTGAACTGATGGTACTGCATCCCATTAATTGTGTTGATGTTGAGTCTCATGCattttttgttgtgttgcaGCTCCTGGGCGACTGCCTGGCCATTGTGGTTGCTTCTCAGTTGGGTAAAGACTTCTCTCCCGAGGTCCATGCAGCTTTCCAGAAGTTCCTGGCAGTGGTGGTGTCCTCCCTGAGGAGGCAGTACTATTAGAGAGCTGCAGAGAACCATCACATGTTCtgtatttaaactgtttaaatgaGCTTTCAATAAATCACCACTAAACAAATTCcgcaagtttttcttttcttttatcccCAGTCTTTGTTTATGGTCATGTCAATGTAAAATCAGTATCATGATAGCCttgtttgttatgtgattgAAGATTAGTATAGCCTTCTAGTTAATATAGCCTGTCAAAGTGGCAATTTCTCATACTAAGAACATTTCTAAAATCAGGATTAAACTAAAAATCCTGCAATAAAAAATCCAGTGGAGTGTACTTACATTTAACGTTTATTTAAACTTCAGTTTCAAAACAGTGAGTAAAGAACGGCTCTTTAAatgacacacatacaaacacaatggCTTATGTGGATAAAGCCAAAAGCCTCAGTGGGATTTGCAATTAGATGAAGTCATGAAAGAACCATTTTCTAGATCATCAGAGGCCAATTAGTAAAAATTGAGTGCTCTGGCCCATGAATTGGCTCATAAGGAGAACTGACCTTCAGTAGTATTTCAGTAGTTGCAGTAATGCTCCAGTAATTGAATAATTATCCCTGCAAACGCATTGTGTGTGCTGTTGAAACACTTaagcatttaattattattttatataatcTGAAAATTCCCTTTAAATGTGATGAGAATTTATCAAAGTTTAATTTGCAGTATAATAAAAcatgtattttctgtttctggtCATACTTTTTTCCTTAAAATGTAGACTTGATTTCGCCTACTTAAAAGGCTGCTGAGGGAGCTGCACACAACACTAATAAGCTACTTATTTTAGCAGAAGGTTTCTGCTAAAAACATCTGATTAAAAAGTTTTAGTGTATGTAGTGACACTGACCAATGCAAGTAAAAAACTAAGAGCATCGGCTGATCTAAAACAAGGACACTGCAACATGTGTCTGTCTACCATAGACAGGATGGGAAAGCTGGACCAACATGTGAAGTTGTGACAGTTTGTGATAAGAGGGATGTTATCAGATAAATAAGCCTGTGTTTGATATTGTTATTCAATG contains these protein-coding regions:
- the LOC109201907 gene encoding hemoglobin embryonic subunit alpha-like, with product MTSLSAKDKNTVKAFWAKVAGKEEQIGCDAVSRMLTVYPQTKTYFSHWKDLSPGSAPVKKHGAAVMAAVTDAVSKIDDLTGALLSLSELHAFTLRVDPANFKVLSHNLLVVLSTMFPDDFTPEVHVAMDKFLAAVALALSEKYR
- the LOC100704503 gene encoding hemoglobin subunit beta, whose amino-acid sequence is MHNNQQGKMVAWTDFERATIKDIFSKIDYEVVGPAAISRCLIVYPWTQRYFAGFGNLYNAAAITSNPKVAAHGKVVMQGLEKAVKNMDNIKATFTELSTLHSEKLQVDPDNFMLLGDCLAIVVASQLGKDFSPEVHAAFQKFLAVVVSSLRRQYY